One genomic segment of bacterium includes these proteins:
- a CDS encoding ribonuclease HII, with the protein MKSFDKKYLNSKVKYLAGVDEAGRGPLAGPVVAAAVIFNKNTFIKDVNDSKQLTESKREELFDKIISKALAYSVSIIDHYVIDEINILNASLLAMKKAVDDLKIKPDLILVDGNRAFQSEIPLIPIVKGDSLSFSIAAASILAKVTRDRLMKNLAAQYPEYFWEQNKGYPTKQHRDILLKIGPSPLHRKTFLKNIFAEQQEINFASDYFNDTEL; encoded by the coding sequence GTGAAATCATTCGACAAAAAATATTTAAACAGCAAAGTAAAATATCTTGCCGGGGTTGATGAAGCTGGACGAGGTCCGCTTGCAGGTCCGGTTGTAGCTGCTGCTGTCATCTTCAACAAAAATACGTTTATAAAAGATGTAAATGATTCAAAGCAGTTGACCGAAAGCAAAAGAGAAGAATTATTCGATAAAATTATCTCGAAAGCTTTGGCGTATTCGGTTTCAATAATCGATCACTATGTTATCGATGAAATAAACATACTCAATGCAAGTCTATTAGCGATGAAAAAAGCAGTCGACGATTTAAAGATTAAACCGGATTTGATACTTGTTGATGGTAACAGAGCATTTCAATCGGAAATTCCGTTGATACCAATAGTCAAAGGTGATTCATTATCATTTTCGATTGCAGCAGCGTCTATTCTCGCAAAAGTTACACGAGACAGATTGATGAAAAATCTTGCAGCTCAGTATCCGGAATATTTTTGGGAACAGAACAAGGGATATCCAACAAAACAGCACAGGGATATCCTGTTGAAAATCGGTCCGAGTCCGCTCCACAGAAAAACATTTCTGAAAAATATTTTCGCCGAACAGCAGGAAATAAATTTTGCATCCGATTATTTTAATGATACTGAATTATGA
- a CDS encoding YraN family protein, whose amino-acid sequence MKLDKKELAKRGEDLAAKILIDNGYQILERNYRFSHGEIDIIAIDPKNGFTVFVEVKARQNLEFGEPEYSITKNKQKQIRKLAELYLYDKGITEIDCRFDVFAILFEDLNNPVVNHYENAF is encoded by the coding sequence ATGAAACTCGATAAGAAGGAACTTGCAAAAAGAGGAGAAGATCTTGCTGCTAAAATATTAATCGACAATGGTTATCAAATTCTTGAGCGCAACTATAGATTTAGTCACGGAGAGATTGACATAATTGCCATTGATCCAAAAAATGGATTCACAGTTTTTGTTGAAGTGAAGGCAAGGCAAAATCTTGAATTTGGCGAACCTGAATATTCAATCACAAAAAACAAACAGAAGCAGATCAGGAAACTCGCTGAACTATACCTTTATGATAAAGGAATAACTGAAATCGATTGCCGTTTTGATGTGTTTGCTATACTGTTCGAGGACCTTAATAATCCTGTTGTGAACCACTACGAGAATGCTTTTTAG
- a CDS encoding AbgT family transporter translates to MTTDTPPRVKLLDKFLTIIEKVGNALPHPATLFAIFAVAIIFISGIVSALNLEVIHPATGESIKPVSLLTVEGLHMIIVKMVTNFTSFAPLGTVLVAMLGIGIAESSGLMSAGLRLLVIKAPKRLLTFVIVFAGILSNTASEVGYVLLVPLAAIIFLAVGRHPIAGLAAAFAGVSGGYSANLLLGTIDPLLAGLSEEAAHIIDPTYSVNAACNYYFMFVSTFVIAAAGTWVTEKIVEPRLGKYEGGAAPEELNPLTKEEKKGLWYALIAGILLTVIILIGLVPDNGFLRELGTGDLLNSPFMKGIVAFIFIGAGLMGIAFGIGAKTFKNDTDVMKGMGKSIESLGVYMVLVFFAAQFVAYFNWTNIGLIVAIEGAEFLKSSGLGAVPLMISFIIVSGFINLFMGSASAKWAIMAPVFIPMFMLLGYSPEFVQVAYRIGDSTTNIISPMMSYFALIVAFVEKYESKAGIGTVIATMLPYSFFFLLAWTLLFILWMILGLPVGPGAGLFIE, encoded by the coding sequence ATGACAACAGATACTCCACCAAGAGTAAAATTACTAGATAAATTCCTTACAATTATTGAAAAAGTAGGAAATGCACTCCCACATCCTGCAACGCTATTTGCAATTTTTGCTGTTGCAATAATTTTTATTTCGGGAATTGTAAGCGCACTGAATCTTGAAGTAATTCATCCAGCCACTGGTGAATCGATTAAACCCGTAAGCTTACTAACTGTCGAAGGTTTACATATGATCATAGTCAAGATGGTTACAAACTTTACAAGTTTTGCACCGCTCGGCACAGTGTTAGTAGCAATGTTAGGAATAGGTATAGCTGAATCAAGCGGATTAATGAGTGCGGGTTTAAGGCTGCTTGTTATCAAAGCACCGAAAAGACTTTTAACTTTCGTGATAGTCTTTGCCGGGATCTTATCTAATACTGCAAGTGAAGTTGGTTATGTTTTATTAGTTCCGCTGGCTGCAATAATTTTTCTTGCTGTCGGAAGGCATCCAATTGCAGGTTTAGCCGCGGCTTTTGCCGGAGTAAGCGGTGGTTATAGTGCAAACCTCTTATTGGGAACTATCGATCCGTTACTTGCAGGCTTATCAGAAGAAGCCGCACACATAATCGATCCTACTTATAGTGTTAACGCAGCCTGTAATTATTATTTTATGTTTGTTTCAACTTTTGTTATTGCTGCAGCTGGAACCTGGGTAACAGAAAAAATTGTGGAGCCGAGGTTAGGAAAGTATGAAGGCGGAGCTGCGCCTGAAGAACTGAATCCACTGACTAAAGAAGAGAAAAAGGGATTATGGTACGCCTTAATTGCGGGAATTTTACTTACAGTTATTATTTTGATTGGTCTGGTCCCGGATAATGGCTTCCTTCGTGAATTAGGAACCGGTGATTTGCTTAATTCACCTTTTATGAAAGGGATTGTAGCATTTATTTTTATTGGGGCTGGATTGATGGGTATTGCGTTTGGGATAGGTGCAAAGACATTTAAAAACGATACAGATGTAATGAAAGGTATGGGCAAATCGATTGAATCACTTGGTGTTTACATGGTGCTCGTTTTTTTTGCGGCTCAGTTTGTAGCTTACTTTAATTGGACAAACATCGGACTGATAGTTGCGATAGAAGGTGCTGAATTTCTGAAATCGTCCGGACTTGGTGCAGTACCTTTAATGATAAGTTTTATAATCGTATCAGGATTTATAAATCTTTTCATGGGAAGTGCATCGGCTAAATGGGCAATTATGGCTCCTGTTTTTATTCCAATGTTTATGCTTCTTGGATACTCCCCGGAATTTGTTCAGGTCGCATATAGAATTGGTGACAGCACTACAAACATTATATCACCAATGATGTCCTATTTTGCTCTTATCGTAGCTTTTGTCGAAAAGTACGAAAGTAAAGCTGGCATTGGAACTGTAATAGCAACAATGCTTCCCTACTCTTTTTTCTTTTTACTTGCCTGGACTTTGTTATTTATTTTATGGATGATACTGGGTTTACCTGTTGGACCTGGTGCAGGGTTATTTATAGAATAA
- a CDS encoding ABC transporter permease has product MLGGLTNFSMRFFKEVFIPPYEIEQIRKHMIELGMKTLPIVGVTGFIIGLVIAMQLSPVLKRFGAEAFLPGSVGISIVRELGPVICALIFAGRVSSGIGAELGSMRVTEQIDAMEVSGVNPFRYLVVTRIFATTFILPILIVYVIFISLIGAYIAVVLVQNMTWAYYIDRVIFAVEFGDAIPGVTKTFVFGFIVGLVGSYKGYTTENGTEGVGKASTSAVVVSSLLILIFDMVLVKLSLWIWPVVK; this is encoded by the coding sequence ATGCTCGGCGGTTTAACAAATTTTTCTATGCGATTCTTTAAAGAAGTTTTCATTCCTCCTTACGAAATTGAACAGATACGAAAGCATATGATAGAGCTTGGGATGAAAACTCTTCCGATTGTTGGAGTGACTGGTTTTATAATCGGATTGGTTATCGCAATGCAGCTTAGCCCAGTGCTCAAAAGATTTGGTGCCGAAGCATTTTTACCCGGTTCAGTTGGAATATCAATAGTTCGTGAACTTGGTCCGGTAATCTGTGCATTGATTTTTGCGGGAAGAGTCAGTTCAGGAATTGGTGCGGAACTCGGTTCAATGAGAGTTACAGAACAAATTGATGCAATGGAAGTTTCAGGAGTAAATCCTTTCAGGTATCTCGTTGTTACCAGAATTTTTGCGACTACATTTATCCTTCCAATTCTTATTGTGTACGTAATTTTCATATCTCTTATTGGCGCTTATATAGCTGTTGTCCTCGTTCAGAATATGACCTGGGCATATTACATTGACAGAGTAATTTTTGCAGTTGAATTCGGTGATGCAATTCCCGGTGTAACCAAAACCTTCGTTTTTGGATTCATTGTCGGACTCGTCGGATCTTACAAAGGATACACCACTGAAAATGGTACCGAAGGTGTCGGCAAAGCTTCTACAAGTGCAGTAGTGGTTTCATCATTGCTAATTTTAATTTTTGATATGGTTCTTGTAAAACTATCACTCTGGATCTGGCCCGTGGTGAAATAA
- a CDS encoding ATP-binding cassette domain-containing protein, which yields MVEITDLHKSFGSNVVLDGVSMKVKEAENMVVFGRSGTGKSVLLKCMIRLLEPDSGEISIQDKKVLQLDLKELNELRKDIGFLFQGAALYDSMSVRENLEFPLIRNFDLEKKEIDERVHFVLDAVSLLEAIDKMPSELSGGMRKRIGLARSIITKPKLMLYDEPTTGLDPITAKEISVLINDLQHRLKMTSIVVTHDLLCAKIIADRAIVLNDGKIVKEGSINELVTSDDPLLKNFFSDEIFENNGSLK from the coding sequence ATGGTTGAAATTACAGATTTACATAAATCCTTTGGAAGCAACGTTGTACTTGATGGAGTATCAATGAAAGTTAAAGAAGCTGAAAACATGGTAGTATTTGGAAGAAGCGGAACAGGGAAGAGTGTTTTGCTGAAATGTATGATTCGACTTTTAGAACCTGATTCGGGGGAGATCAGTATTCAGGATAAGAAAGTTCTCCAGCTTGATCTTAAGGAACTAAATGAATTAAGGAAAGACATCGGTTTTCTTTTTCAGGGTGCGGCATTATACGATTCGATGAGTGTTAGAGAGAATCTGGAATTCCCCCTCATTAGAAATTTCGATCTGGAAAAAAAAGAAATTGATGAAAGAGTTCATTTTGTACTTGATGCGGTTTCATTACTCGAAGCAATAGACAAAATGCCATCAGAGTTATCCGGTGGAATGAGGAAGAGAATTGGTTTAGCCAGATCGATTATTACCAAACCTAAATTAATGCTATATGATGAACCAACTACAGGACTTGATCCGATCACTGCAAAAGAAATAAGCGTTCTCATTAATGACTTGCAGCACAGATTGAAAATGACTTCTATAGTAGTTACTCACGATTTATTATGCGCTAAAATTATTGCCGACAGAGCCATTGTACTTAACGATGGGAAAATAGTTAAAGAAGGCAGCATAAATGAATTAGTAACATCAGATGATCCACTACTCAAAAACTTTTTTAGTGACGAGATATTTGAAAATAACGGGAGTTTAAAATGA
- a CDS encoding MCE family protein has protein sequence MKAGLSGAKLGIFIFIGSTLLVIGIFMLGNKEALFKPTFTIKAYFNNIEGLRNGAPVKLSGIDAGAVQDIRVVGDTVSLIEVRMRLLDEIRHFITVTTVAEIQTEGLVGNKFVSLKVGEGGAEPIKDGGVILAKDPVSFADIIEETQGIMGYTREMTKDLSEIINRINAGEGTAGKIFTDDALYNAATDLTKSADKSLNSITNELNIITQQYKSLGVSVNSAVENINRVVIGIDTLISNASKGKGVLGSLLVEGTSADSNLQALIFNLKEISEESKTAAVSLSENMEALKHNWLFKSYFEERGYWDASEYEKVIDRKTKELDEKIELLDRKIEELKSLESSNK, from the coding sequence ATGAAAGCAGGACTATCCGGTGCCAAGCTCGGTATTTTTATTTTTATCGGAAGCACTCTTCTGGTAATTGGAATTTTTATGCTTGGCAATAAGGAAGCTCTATTTAAACCGACTTTTACTATCAAAGCCTATTTTAATAACATTGAAGGATTACGCAATGGTGCGCCGGTAAAACTAAGTGGTATTGATGCCGGTGCTGTTCAGGATATTCGAGTGGTTGGTGATACAGTCAGCTTAATCGAAGTTAGAATGAGACTCCTGGATGAAATCAGGCACTTCATTACGGTAACGACTGTTGCTGAAATTCAGACTGAAGGCTTGGTCGGAAATAAATTTGTATCTCTAAAAGTTGGTGAAGGTGGAGCTGAACCGATTAAAGATGGAGGAGTAATTCTTGCAAAAGATCCCGTAAGCTTTGCAGATATCATAGAAGAAACTCAAGGTATAATGGGGTACACAAGAGAAATGACGAAGGACCTTTCTGAAATAATTAATAGAATAAATGCTGGCGAGGGGACCGCCGGGAAAATTTTTACTGATGACGCTTTGTACAATGCTGCAACTGATCTGACAAAATCAGCCGATAAAAGTCTTAATTCAATTACCAATGAACTTAATATAATCACACAACAATATAAGTCATTAGGTGTTTCTGTGAATTCAGCTGTTGAGAATATTAATAGAGTTGTTATCGGCATAGATACTCTGATTTCCAATGCCTCAAAAGGAAAAGGTGTGCTTGGTTCACTGTTAGTTGAAGGAACAAGTGCAGATTCAAATCTTCAAGCCCTCATTTTTAATCTGAAAGAGATTTCAGAAGAATCAAAAACTGCAGCAGTTAGTCTATCAGAAAATATGGAAGCATTAAAGCATAACTGGTTGTTTAAGAGTTACTTTGAAGAACGTGGGTATTGGGATGCTTCAGAATATGAAAAAGTAATTGACCGGAAAACAAAAGAATTGGATGAAAAAATTGAATTACTTGACCGGAAAATAGAGGAACTGAAATCACTGGAATCTTCAAATAAATAA
- a CDS encoding septation protein SpoVG family protein has product MKIIRINPLKSDGSGKTAAFLDIQTNDGIIIKGFRLINGSNGLFLSSPDQKGKDGKYYETVTLPKEMKSELEKMALEEYNKNSN; this is encoded by the coding sequence ATGAAAATCATCAGAATAAATCCCCTGAAATCTGATGGTAGCGGAAAGACCGCTGCATTTCTGGATATTCAAACGAACGATGGAATTATCATCAAAGGATTTCGGCTCATCAATGGTTCAAACGGACTGTTCCTTTCCTCTCCGGATCAGAAAGGCAAAGACGGCAAGTATTATGAAACCGTCACCCTTCCAAAAGAAATGAAAAGCGAACTCGAAAAGATGGCGCTTGAGGAGTATAATAAAAATAGTAATTGA
- a CDS encoding zinc-binding dehydrogenase — protein sequence MESNSDTILKRKTYRIKKAGSIDNLQLYKEHMKPPSENEVTVEVKAIGLNFADLFAIQGLYSATPKGSFVPGLEYSGIIIDKEKNVNEYNIGEKIMGAIRFGAYATHLNIDKKYILHLPDDYTFEEGAAMVVQPLTAYYSLFELGNLKPNHTVLIHSAAGGVGIFANRIAKHFGAYTIGTIGSESKRNFLINEDYDEIIVRKDNFGKQLTHALGERKPNLVLESIGGKVFEASFNALAPSGRIIIYGGAQFMSQSSKPNLLKVIPKYLFRPKIDPLSLSDKNRSVMGFNLIYLWDHPEELREMLNKIIDMKLKKPHIGKVFTFDKLISALKYFQSGKSIGKVIIRV from the coding sequence ATGGAAAGCAATTCAGACACTATTCTTAAAAGAAAAACATACCGGATCAAAAAAGCTGGTTCGATAGATAATTTACAGCTCTATAAAGAACACATGAAACCACCTTCAGAAAATGAAGTGACAGTGGAGGTAAAAGCTATCGGATTGAACTTCGCCGATCTTTTTGCAATACAAGGATTATACAGTGCAACACCTAAAGGAAGTTTTGTTCCTGGTCTTGAATACTCCGGAATAATTATCGACAAAGAAAAAAATGTAAACGAATACAATATAGGTGAAAAAATTATGGGTGCAATAAGATTCGGTGCTTATGCAACTCATTTAAATATTGATAAAAAATATATTCTGCATCTTCCTGATGATTACACTTTTGAAGAAGGTGCGGCGATGGTAGTACAGCCGTTAACAGCATATTATTCATTATTTGAACTTGGAAATTTAAAACCGAACCATACAGTACTTATTCATAGTGCTGCAGGAGGTGTTGGAATTTTTGCAAACAGAATCGCAAAACATTTTGGCGCTTATACAATCGGAACAATAGGTTCAGAATCAAAAAGGAATTTTTTAATCAACGAAGATTATGATGAAATAATTGTAAGGAAAGATAATTTCGGTAAACAGCTCACTCACGCTCTTGGAGAACGAAAGCCTAATCTTGTTCTTGAATCAATCGGTGGGAAAGTATTTGAAGCTAGTTTTAATGCACTTGCACCTTCAGGAAGAATAATTATTTACGGTGGTGCTCAGTTTATGTCACAATCCTCAAAGCCAAATCTATTAAAAGTTATTCCAAAATATTTATTCCGGCCAAAGATTGATCCGCTTTCTCTTTCAGATAAAAACCGTTCAGTGATGGGCTTCAATCTGATTTATTTGTGGGATCATCCGGAAGAGTTGAGAGAAATGCTCAACAAAATAATTGATATGAAGCTGAAGAAACCTCACATCGGGAAAGTTTTTACGTTTGATAAACTGATTAGTGCGTTGAAATATTTTCAATCCGGCAAAAGTATTGGGAAAGTTATTATACGGGTGTAA